A single region of the Podospora pseudopauciseta strain CBS 411.78 chromosome 1, whole genome shotgun sequence genome encodes:
- a CDS encoding hypothetical protein (COG:S; EggNog:ENOG503NYXK): MAENDDFVLDVYGDEKNDQGGNDHQENGNSGHYDREDAHAGNSQGNHEDYDYAGENGDENRGQGHNGADLYDMGESDGQAQPRQSPQPKQGIKRKEGEGSDERPVDPGATTALLINELNWWTTDDDIRGWAVQAQCEAELKDITFSEHKVNGKSKGQAYVEFTSQQAATAVKHRIELLANEPNQPASKRPTAIYNNPSFNPFRTLPKDTPNRGGAPRDGQGGGRPPVGPNHNDSQRPNSYQGGNNGFGGGGYRGRGGYTPRGQMNRGGYSNYQGGMNNQFNPGNNMGFNAGGGGGYGGGGGGFNNRGGMGMMGRGGGMRGRGGGGAGNAMGMMPMNPMAGGGMMGMGAGMNPMMMGGAGPMGMGGPMGGMPAFQGMGNQFSQPFGFGGGSGGAGGFGGGGNSQAQNPHGAKRPRGE, encoded by the exons ATGGCTGAGAACGACGATTTCGTCCTCGACGTCTACGGGGATGAGAAGAATGACCAGGGCGGTAACGATCACCAAGAGAACGGCAACAGCGGTCACTATGACAGAGAGGATGCCCACGCCGGCAATAGCCAGGGCAACCACGAGGACTATGACTACGCCGGTGAGAACGGTGACGAGAACCGGGGTCAGGGCCACAACGGCGCCGACCTGTACGACATGGGCGAGTCTGACGGCCAGGCCCAGCCGCGTCAGAGCCCCCAGCCCAAGCAGGGCATCAAGCgcaaggagggtgagggttcGGATGAGCGCCCTGTCGACCCCGGCGCCACCACCGCGCTGCTCATCAATGAGCTGAACTGGTGGACGACTGACGACGACATCCGCGGTTGGGCTGTTCAGGCCCAATGTGAGGCTGAACTCAAAGACATTACTTTCAGCGAGCACAAGGTTAACGGCAAGAGCAAGGG ACAAGCTTATGTCGAGTTCACGTCCCAGCAGGCCGCCACGGCGGTCAAGCACCGCATCGAGTTGCTGGCCAACGAGCCGAATCAGCCGGCGTCGAAGCGTCCCACGGCGATTTACAACAATCCGTCGTTCAACCCTTTCCGGACGCTGCCCAAGGACACCCCCAACCGGGGCGGTGCTCCCAGAGATGGCCAAGGTGGTGGTCGTCCTCCTGTTGGCCCAAACCACAATGATTCGCAGCGCCCGAACAGCTACCAGGGCGGCAACAacggctttggtggtggcggttACCGCGGTAGAGGTGGTTACACTCCTCGTGGTCAGATGAACCGCGGTGGTTATAGCAATTACCAGGGCGGCATGAACAACCAGTTCAACCCCGGTAACAACATGGGCTTCAAcgctggcggtggcggtggttatggtggtggtggcggcgggtTCAACAACAGAGGTGGAATGGGCATGAtgggtcgtggtggtggcatgCGCGGtcgcggtggtggcggcgctGGAAATGCCATGGGTATGATGCCCATGAACCCCATGGCTGGGGGTGGCATGATGGGAATGGGTGCTGGTATGAAccccatgatgatgggtggtgCTGGCCCAATGGGTATGGGTGGACCCATGGGTGGTATGCCTG CCTTCCAAGGGATGGGCAACCAGTTTTCCCAACCGTTCGGGTTTGGTGGAGGTtcgggtggtgctggtgggttcggtggcggtgggaaCAGCCAAGCCCAGAATCCGCATGGTGCGAAGCGTCCCCGGGGGGAGTAG
- a CDS encoding hypothetical protein (EggNog:ENOG503P007; COG:S): MGFRDKFRKKEEEEGNSTLDFTFVRSDTHSAEVIQPPGEPVGASNDGFLSPGPQTPQKSRRSLDVFRSNRSRSASASSNQGGGHKRLSQRLHLSRSPASSEIVPQDLPEIVVPDGGVEDKDGTESQWEKRATLLARENEKHRSRPGTPDHGSSPPTLPQLRLGDASADEAPDPRVKVVSSKAIDEDIQEAIRLHEAGKLEESTALFGRLADPKGANNPLSQVLYGLALRHGWGCQPNTAAAVNYLSAAASNAAEIEQMALQAGLKKGGAAKGELVLAIFELANCFRHGWGIAKDPIAAKQYYETAANLGDTDAMNEVAWCYLEGFGTKKDKFTAAKYYRRAEENGNKIIGNTWIWKDKYNPENQKKK, translated from the exons ATGGGTTTCCGCGACAAGTtcaggaagaaggaggaggaggagggaaacaGCACCCTCGATTTCACGTTTGTGCGATCCGATACCCATAGTGCCGAGGTGATCCAGCCTCCAGGAGAACCCGTTGGTGCTAGTAACGACGGGTTCCTCAGTCCAGGCCCGCAAACACCCCAAAAGTCCCGCCGAAGCCTCGACGTCTTCCGAAGTAACCGCAGCCGAAGCGCATCTGCATCGAGCAACCAAGGCGGTGGCCACAAGCGCCTATCGCAACGGCTACACCTGAGCCGCAGTCCAGCCAGTAGCGAGATCGTACCGCAAGATCTGCCGGAGATCGTGGTTCCGGATGGGGGCGTCGAGGATAAGGACGGGACCGAGTCGCAATGGGAGAAGCGAGCCACTCTGCTTGCTCGCGAGAACGAGAAGCATCGCAGCCGGCCAGGGACCCCCGATCACGGAAGTTCTCCCCCGACTCTACCTCAGTTGCGCTTAGGCGATGCGTCCGCGGACGAGGCGCCAGATCCCAGGGTCAAGGTGGTGTCATCGAAGGCCATCGACGAGGATATCCAGGAGGCTATCAGGTTGCATGAGGCAGGAAAACTGGAAGAGTCGACGGCGTTGTTTGGTCGGTTAGCGGATCCTAAGGgggccaacaacccccttaGCCAGGTTCTCTATGGTCTCGCCCTCAG ACACGGATGGGGTTGCCAACCGAACACTGCTGCCGCTGTCAACTATCTCTCCGCGGCAGCATCCAACGCCGCCGAGATTGAGCAGATGGCCCTCCAAGCAGGACTCAAGAAAGGAGGAGCAGCCAAGGGCGAGCTGGTTCTGGCCATATTCGAATTGGCCAATTGCTTCCGACACGGATGGGGTATTGCCAAGGACCCCATTGCTGCAAAGCAG TACTACGAAACGGCAGCGAATCTCGGCGATACTG ACGCGATGAACGAAGTCGCATGGTGCTATCTTGAGGGGTTCGGCACTAAGAAGGACAAG TTTACGGCAGCGAAGTACTACCGGAGAGCCGAAGAAAACGGAAACAAGATTATTGGAAACACCTG GATTTGGAAGGACAAGTACAACCCGGAGAatcagaagaagaagtga